From a region of the Impatiens glandulifera chromosome 4, dImpGla2.1, whole genome shotgun sequence genome:
- the LOC124936556 gene encoding 3-dehydrosphinganine reductase TSC10A-like, which yields MEDALMLLSFSLILLLPLSLIFFLSLIVRPHSLKVPIKGRHVFITGGSSGIGLELAKRAAIEGARVSILARNQKKLEDAKDSIRLATGIDVSIFSADVRDLEAVMKAIDEAGPIDVLVCNQGSFVARELLNQDLEEVKFIIDVNLIGTFHLIKTVLPGMKARKDKRPTSIAIMSSQVGQVGIYGYSAYSASKFGLRGMAEALQQELIAYNIHITLIYPPDTDTPGLVEENKTRPVLTSMIAASSSAMESVEVAKISLDGIKSAKFNVFCNFEGWMLGVGCVGWSPQRSSIMAFVEVVFASILRLVGLCYQWSWYQTILKWHAQNINN from the exons ATGGAAGACGCATTAATGTTATTGTCCTTTTCTCTCATCCTCCTTCTCCCCCTTTCCCTCATCTTCTTCCTATCTCTAATTGTTCGTCCCCACTCTTTGAAGGTCCCAATCAAGGGTCGTCATGTATTCATCACCGGAGGATCTAGTGGCATTGGCCTTGAGCTGGCCAAACGGGCTGCCATAGAAGGGGCGCGAGTCTCCATTCTTGCTCGCAACCAGAAAAAACTCGAAGACGCCAAGGATTCAATCCGTCTAGCCACTGGTATCGACGTCTCCATCTTCAGTGCCGACGTTCGCGATTTGGAGGCTGTGATGAAAGCCATAGACGAGGCTGGACCTATTGACGTGCTAGTTTGCAACCAAGGATCTTTTGTGGCACGAGAACTGCTGAATCAGGATTTAGAAGAGGTTAAGTTCATTATCGATGTTAATCTAATCGGTACGTTTCATCTTATCAAGACGGTTTTACCTGGAATGAAAGCTCGAAAGGATAAAAGACCAACCTCGATTGCAATTATGTCATCACAAGTTGGTCAG GTAGGCATATATGGTTACAGTGCTTATTCTGCAAGTAAATTTGGTTTAAGAGGCATGGCAGAAGCATTGCAACAAGAACTTATTGCTTATAACATTCATATAACGCTCATATATCCTCCAGACACGGATACACCTGGTTTAGTAGAAG AGAATAAAACGAGGCCAGTTCTGACTAGTATGATTGCGGCTTCCTCGAGTGCAATGGAATCCGTTGAAGTTGCCAAGATTTCGTTGGATGGTATAAAATCTGCAAAATTCAACGTTTTTTGTAACTTCGAGGGATGGATGTTGGGTGTAGGTTGTGTTGGATGGTCTCCTCAAAGATCCTCTATAATGGCATTTGTAGAGGTTGTATTTGCAAGCATACTGCGTTTGGTTGGACTCTGCTATCAGTGGAGCTGGTACCAAACAATATTAAAGTGGCATGcccaaaacattaataattag